In a single window of the Sphingosinicella microcystinivorans genome:
- a CDS encoding acyl-CoA dehydrogenase family protein produces the protein MALVLTDEQAMIREAADGFFASEAPVSELRRLRDAKDATGFSRDLWKKMAEMGFAGVLVPETHGGSGLGLVAANLIQEAAGRNLSLSPFLSTAVLGATVLAGANDEQQAALLPKLAAGDLLLALASDEVSRHAPHLIRTRAEAAGNGFRITGAKTFVLDGHVADRLIVAARTSGEDGDRDGITLFLVDPKAAGVDIKRTSIVDSRNAADIRFDGVQVDGADVIGAVGEGAAILDRVLDAGRTCLAAEMVGVSAQSFSMTVSYLKEREQFGRKIGSFQALQHRAAQLFCEIELAKSATLKAAQALDAGDTDAPLYASLAKAKAGAVARLVTNEGVQMHGGIGMTDEFDIGFYMKRARAAETSFGDLSFHGDRLARMLGY, from the coding sequence ATGGCGCTGGTTCTTACCGACGAACAGGCGATGATCCGCGAGGCGGCGGACGGCTTCTTCGCGTCCGAAGCGCCGGTTTCGGAACTTCGCCGCCTGCGCGATGCGAAGGATGCGACCGGCTTTTCACGCGATCTCTGGAAGAAGATGGCGGAGATGGGCTTCGCGGGCGTGCTGGTGCCGGAAACGCATGGCGGCAGCGGGCTCGGGCTCGTCGCGGCGAACCTCATTCAGGAGGCGGCGGGGCGGAACCTGTCGCTGTCGCCGTTCCTCTCGACCGCCGTACTCGGGGCGACGGTGCTGGCGGGTGCGAACGACGAGCAGCAGGCGGCGCTGCTGCCGAAGCTCGCGGCGGGCGACCTGCTGCTCGCGCTCGCGAGCGACGAGGTTTCGCGCCACGCGCCGCACCTGATCCGCACCCGCGCCGAGGCGGCGGGCAACGGCTTTCGCATCACCGGCGCCAAGACCTTCGTGCTCGACGGGCACGTCGCCGACCGGCTGATCGTCGCGGCGCGGACCTCGGGTGAGGATGGCGACCGTGACGGCATCACCCTGTTCCTTGTCGATCCGAAGGCGGCGGGCGTGGACATCAAGCGCACGAGCATAGTCGACAGCCGCAATGCTGCCGACATCCGCTTCGACGGCGTGCAGGTGGACGGCGCGGACGTGATCGGCGCGGTGGGCGAGGGCGCTGCGATCCTCGACCGCGTGCTCGATGCCGGACGCACCTGCCTTGCCGCCGAGATGGTGGGCGTGTCGGCGCAGAGCTTCTCGATGACGGTGAGCTACCTCAAGGAACGCGAGCAGTTCGGCCGCAAGATCGGCAGTTTCCAGGCGCTCCAGCACCGGGCCGCGCAGCTTTTCTGCGAGATCGAGCTTGCGAAATCGGCGACGCTGAAGGCCGCGCAGGCGCTCGACGCGGGCGACACGGACGCGCCGCTCTACGCCAGCCTCGCCAAGGCAAAGGCGGGTGCGGTGGCGCGGCTCGTCACCAACGAGGGCGTGCAGATGCACGGCGGCATCGGCATGACCGACGAGTTCGACATCGGCTTCTACATGAAACGCGCCCGCGCGGCGGAAACTAGCTTCGGCGACCTGTCGTTTCATGGCGATCGCCTCGCGCGTATGCTAGGGTATTGA
- a CDS encoding acyl-CoA dehydrogenase family protein, with amino-acid sequence MAEPLEEFRDETRAWLEANCPAEMRERVLEEADVCWGGRNVRFKNAAQKLWLERMAARGWTVPTWPKAYGGGGLSADEAKVLAEEMRRIHARPPLSSFGIWMLGPALLKYGNEAQKAEHLPKIARGEIRWCQGYSEPGAGSDLASLKTKAEDKGDHWLVNGSKIWTSYADQADWIFCLVRTEPDASKHEGISFLLFDMASEGVSTSPIKLISGYSPFCQTFFDNVKVPKENLVGERGKGWTIAKYLLTHERSSIGADFGTGGRDTAAQIAKKRVGTRADGALADEGLRVDLARHDIDTLCFALTMERVKDEAKAGQDIGHLSSMLKHVGSELNKSRQELLMSVFGSDGLLWEGDGAHDGDMARAWLRSRANSIEGGTAEVQLGIIAKRVLALPDA; translated from the coding sequence ATGGCCGAGCCGTTGGAGGAGTTTCGCGACGAGACGCGCGCGTGGCTGGAGGCGAACTGCCCGGCGGAGATGCGCGAGCGGGTTCTGGAGGAGGCGGACGTCTGCTGGGGCGGGCGCAATGTCCGCTTCAAGAACGCGGCGCAGAAGCTGTGGCTGGAGCGTATGGCCGCGCGCGGCTGGACGGTGCCGACATGGCCGAAAGCGTATGGCGGCGGCGGACTCTCGGCCGATGAGGCGAAGGTGCTGGCGGAGGAGATGCGCCGCATCCACGCGCGGCCGCCGCTCAGCTCGTTCGGCATCTGGATGCTCGGGCCCGCACTGTTGAAATACGGCAATGAGGCGCAGAAGGCCGAGCATCTGCCGAAAATCGCGCGCGGCGAGATTCGCTGGTGCCAGGGCTATTCGGAGCCGGGCGCGGGCTCGGACCTCGCCTCGCTGAAGACGAAGGCGGAGGACAAGGGCGACCACTGGCTTGTGAACGGCTCGAAGATCTGGACGAGCTACGCCGATCAGGCCGACTGGATCTTCTGCCTCGTCCGCACCGAGCCCGACGCCTCGAAGCATGAAGGCATCAGCTTCCTGCTGTTCGACATGGCGTCCGAGGGTGTTTCGACCTCGCCGATCAAGCTCATCAGCGGCTATTCGCCGTTCTGCCAGACCTTCTTCGACAACGTGAAGGTGCCGAAGGAAAACCTTGTCGGCGAACGCGGCAAGGGCTGGACGATCGCCAAATACCTGCTGACGCACGAGCGCAGCTCGATCGGCGCCGACTTCGGCACCGGCGGGCGCGACACGGCGGCGCAGATCGCGAAAAAGCGCGTCGGCACGCGGGCGGACGGCGCGCTCGCGGACGAGGGGCTGCGCGTCGATCTCGCCCGGCACGACATCGACACGCTGTGCTTCGCGCTCACCATGGAGCGTGTGAAGGACGAGGCGAAGGCCGGGCAGGACATCGGCCACCTCTCCTCGATGCTGAAGCATGTCGGCTCGGAACTGAACAAGTCGCGGCAGGAACTGCTGATGAGCGTGTTCGGCAGCGACGGGCTGCTGTGGGAAGGCGATGGCGCGCACGACGGCGACATGGCGCGGGCATGGCTGCGCTCGCGCGCGAATTCCATCGAGGGCGGCACGGCGGAGGTGCAACTCGGCATCATCGCCAAGCGCGTGCTGGCGCTGCCCGATGCGTAG
- a CDS encoding class I adenylate-forming enzyme family protein: protein MLTELDKAQDAAVAAITAPGGQLEVAEAKIRGVTLKVFKGAPPTMREFFQYFFAHNAAREFLVYGEERLTFAEVYAKALRIAAAMQHRYGIAKGDRVAIAMRNYPEWIMAYVGLVHLGAVVVPMNAWWQPEELAYGLSDSGTRLVIADEERLRRLGAIEELSVPIVAVRTSHGVAAEHGADLLDDLLESGPTDTWYLPPLAPDDDISILYTSGSTGFPKGAVSTHRGVVHGTFSYLVQGLALLKLSEAAGAHVPPQQIMLLTVPLFHVTGLVPLMLVSVAIGRKFIMMHRWDAGEALRLIDKEKCTYFVGVPTMTHEIMSHPDRDKYDLSTVTDWAAGGAPRPPEHVERLAKAIPTGKPAIGYGLTETNGVGAGILRESYLARPTSTGRASKPVVEIAILDDDGNELPPTAVGEICIRSAANVRGYWRRPKETAEAFDKAGWFHTGDVGYLDEDGFLFIVDRKKDIIIRGGENVSCHEVEAAIYAHPAVMAASVFGLPDDRLGEIVGAVVYLKPGEKAEPEAIIDFTRQHLAGFKVPARLWISAEPLPRLGSEKIDKVALRKTYHDIHRAEAA from the coding sequence ATGCTGACCGAACTGGACAAGGCGCAGGACGCGGCCGTCGCGGCGATCACGGCGCCGGGCGGCCAGCTGGAGGTGGCCGAGGCGAAGATTCGCGGCGTCACGCTCAAGGTCTTCAAGGGCGCGCCGCCGACGATGCGCGAGTTCTTCCAGTATTTCTTCGCGCACAATGCCGCGCGCGAGTTCCTCGTTTACGGTGAGGAGCGCCTGACCTTCGCCGAGGTCTATGCGAAGGCGCTGCGCATCGCCGCGGCGATGCAGCACCGCTACGGTATCGCCAAGGGCGACCGCGTCGCCATCGCCATGCGCAACTACCCCGAATGGATCATGGCCTATGTCGGCCTCGTCCACCTCGGCGCGGTGGTCGTGCCGATGAATGCGTGGTGGCAGCCCGAGGAGCTTGCCTACGGCCTCTCCGACAGCGGCACGCGGCTGGTGATCGCGGACGAGGAGCGGCTGCGCAGGCTGGGAGCGATCGAAGAACTGTCTGTGCCGATCGTTGCCGTTCGCACCAGCCACGGCGTCGCGGCCGAGCACGGCGCGGACCTTCTCGACGATCTGCTCGAAAGCGGCCCGACGGATACGTGGTATCTGCCGCCGCTCGCTCCGGACGACGATATCAGCATTCTCTATACGTCGGGCTCGACCGGTTTTCCCAAGGGCGCGGTCTCGACACATCGCGGCGTCGTGCACGGCACGTTCTCGTATCTGGTGCAGGGGCTCGCGCTGCTCAAGCTCTCCGAGGCCGCGGGCGCGCATGTGCCGCCGCAGCAGATCATGCTGCTCACCGTGCCGTTGTTCCACGTCACCGGCCTTGTGCCGCTGATGCTGGTTTCGGTCGCTATCGGCCGCAAGTTCATCATGATGCACCGCTGGGACGCGGGCGAGGCGCTGCGGCTGATCGACAAGGAGAAGTGCACCTATTTCGTCGGCGTGCCGACGATGACGCACGAGATCATGTCGCACCCGGATCGCGACAAATACGACCTCTCCACCGTCACCGACTGGGCGGCGGGCGGCGCGCCGCGTCCGCCGGAGCATGTCGAGCGGCTGGCGAAAGCGATCCCGACGGGTAAGCCCGCCATCGGCTACGGCCTTACCGAGACGAACGGCGTCGGCGCCGGCATCCTCCGCGAATCCTACCTCGCGCGGCCGACCTCGACGGGCCGCGCTTCGAAACCCGTCGTCGAGATCGCGATCCTGGACGACGACGGCAACGAACTGCCGCCGACCGCGGTGGGCGAGATCTGCATCCGTTCGGCCGCCAACGTGCGCGGCTACTGGCGGCGGCCCAAGGAGACGGCGGAAGCCTTCGACAAGGCGGGGTGGTTCCACACCGGCGACGTCGGCTATCTCGACGAGGACGGGTTCCTGTTCATCGTCGATCGTAAGAAGGATATCATCATCCGCGGCGGCGAGAACGTCAGCTGCCACGAGGTGGAGGCCGCGATCTACGCGCATCCCGCCGTGATGGCCGCGAGCGTTTTCGGGCTTCCCGATGACAGGCTCGGCGAGATCGTGGGCGCGGTCGTCTATCTGAAGCCGGGCGAGAAGGCGGAGCCGGAAGCGATCATCGACTTCACGCGTCAGCATCTCGCAGGCTTCAAGGTTCCGGCACGACTGTGGATTTCGGCGGAGCCGCTGCCGCGGCTCGGTTCCGAGAAGATCGACAAGGTCGCGCTGCGCAAGACCTACCACGACATCCACCGCGCGGAGGCGGCGTAG
- the lgt gene encoding prolipoprotein diacylglyceryl transferase has translation MFAIEAALTYPNIDPVWFSIPLPFTDAELPIRWYSLAYISGIVVAWWYLLKMLAKPGAPMARRHADDLVTWVTLGIILGGRIGYVLFYDFERFFGPEGHISDVFKLWEGGMSFHGGAAGVSIALFLYTWKQKLSWLRVHDYIACTIPFGLFFGRIANFINGELWGRETDVPWAMKFPTGGDVLRHPSQLYEAGLEGIVLFAILWYLFWKTDARYKPGLLVGAFTLGYGVFRFVVEYFREPDAQLGTLSWGLTMGQTLSSAMIVAGAYFVATAGRRAIAK, from the coding sequence ATGTTCGCAATCGAGGCCGCGCTCACCTATCCGAATATCGACCCGGTCTGGTTCTCGATTCCCTTGCCGTTCACGGACGCCGAGCTGCCGATCCGCTGGTACAGCCTCGCCTACATCAGCGGCATCGTCGTCGCGTGGTGGTATCTGCTCAAAATGCTGGCGAAGCCCGGCGCGCCGATGGCGCGCCGCCACGCCGACGACCTCGTCACGTGGGTGACGCTCGGCATCATTCTCGGCGGGCGCATCGGCTACGTACTGTTCTACGATTTCGAGCGATTCTTCGGCCCCGAAGGGCATATTTCCGACGTGTTCAAGCTCTGGGAAGGCGGCATGTCGTTCCACGGGGGCGCGGCGGGCGTCTCGATCGCGCTGTTCCTTTACACGTGGAAGCAGAAGCTGAGCTGGCTGCGCGTGCACGACTATATCGCCTGCACGATCCCCTTCGGCCTGTTCTTCGGCCGCATCGCCAACTTCATCAACGGCGAGCTGTGGGGCCGCGAGACCGACGTGCCGTGGGCGATGAAGTTCCCCACCGGCGGCGATGTACTCCGCCACCCGAGCCAGCTCTACGAGGCCGGCCTTGAAGGCATCGTGCTGTTCGCCATCCTCTGGTATCTCTTCTGGAAGACGGACGCGCGCTACAAGCCCGGCCTCCTCGTCGGCGCGTTCACGCTCGGCTACGGCGTGTTCCGCTTCGTCGTCGAATATTTCCGCGAGCCCGACGCGCAGCTCGGCACGCTGTCGTGGGGCCTGACGATGGGCCAGACGCTGTCGAGCGCGATGATCGTTGCGGGGGCGTACTTCGTCGCCACGGCGGGGCGGCGCGCGATCGCGAAATGA
- a CDS encoding HD domain-containing protein codes for MATNLETHGQARFRRMQDGTLDDWMIIAREHMAHQKAAAPMQIMDTLRRLGDMVLGFAADQLTHALMTGTLARRAGANNEEVVAALCHDIGKVMSVPNHGPIAAEVLKPYVSESVYHAVYWHQHFQGQYYYNHLGKPTDLRMQFKDAPWYGFACRLVDEWDAPAFDPDFDADSLESFEPEVVKVFANPHTVI; via the coding sequence ATGGCGACGAACCTTGAAACGCACGGGCAGGCCCGGTTCCGGCGGATGCAGGACGGCACGCTCGACGACTGGATGATCATCGCGCGCGAGCACATGGCGCACCAGAAGGCCGCCGCGCCGATGCAGATCATGGATACGCTCCGCAGGCTCGGCGACATGGTGCTGGGCTTCGCCGCCGACCAGCTCACCCATGCGCTGATGACCGGTACGCTCGCCCGCCGCGCGGGCGCGAACAACGAGGAGGTCGTCGCGGCGCTGTGTCATGATATCGGCAAGGTGATGTCGGTACCGAACCACGGCCCGATCGCAGCCGAGGTACTGAAGCCTTACGTGTCCGAAAGCGTCTATCACGCCGTCTACTGGCACCAGCATTTCCAGGGGCAATATTATTACAACCATCTCGGCAAGCCGACCGATCTTCGGATGCAGTTCAAGGACGCGCCGTGGTACGGCTTTGCCTGCCGTCTGGTCGACGAATGGGATGCGCCGGCGTTCGATCCGGATTTCGATGCCGACAGCCTCGAAAGCTTCGAGCCCGAGGTCGTGAAGGTCTTCGCGAACCCGCACACGGTGATCTGA